A single genomic interval of Arctopsyche grandis isolate Sample6627 chromosome 8, ASM5162203v2, whole genome shotgun sequence harbors:
- the LOC143915247 gene encoding uncharacterized protein LOC143915247 isoform X2 — protein sequence MNSTKNNCILIVGGIDDNASEIDAFNPKNRKWSLFYNIAKKIREFSCVLIEHKLYLFGGMFEKQVTDSVWLLDLNSKELKPLGSMQKARANSKAVVCNKRIFVIGGVDSQAQPLYTMEEYDIEEDTWKTPVNINFKRYNYAVAVIESKIYIIGGDDEGGASKDVNVYCTVSNKFDELNAMTVNRCDLTAVPLEDCIYAIGGWNDSLVLDAVEKYNPYKKIWENVEKLAKPRKSPCAVIYNNRIICFGNKKSHGIFEFSSSNNEWSKIGKMNNERRRYMAFVWENSLNSDGKQDQIVDADSGASCSFDKENLNTDLSNQNPQSNPIGSNRNLEEKTVIILGGFETGDNSMDTYNPISKKIYLKFLDLPKIFNGFASVVYNKKLLIFGGFNSATDQVQCLDLVTKQLKTNTPSLLEARKFTRVAVVDNHVYVLGGLDSEERELLTVERWSSKETNWKYVRPMISKRIHSAVVVCGDKIYVIGGTIPSEEYEFTNVVEMYCTTTDRWTRLNEMSFCRSSISGVALNNKIYAIGGHTEVGISELVEIFDPVSGTWTQGKELSKEAKVRCAVAYNDKIICFGNQSSLEYDPNRNNYEELNDLKISRVNCNAILVDFDLSNYI from the exons ATGAATTCtactaaaaataattgcattttgaTAGTTGGAGGTATCGATGAC AATGCTAGTGAGATTGATGCATTCAACCCGAAGAATCGAAAATGGTCTCTTTTTTATAATATAGCAAAAAAAATTCGAGAATTTTCCTGTGTTTTGATTGAACATAAATTGTACCTCTTTGGTGGGATGTTTGAAAAGCAAGTCACAGATAGC GTGTGGCTTCTGGACCTGAACTCGAAAGAACTGAAACCGTTGGGATCAATGCAAAAGGCAAGGGCGAATTCAAAAGCTGTAGTTTGTAACAAGCGGATATTTGTGATCGGAGGCGTTGACAGCCAGGCACAACCATTATACACAATGGAAGA GTATGATATAGAAGAAGATACTTGGAAGACACCTGTAAACATAAATTTCAAGCGATATAATTACGCTGTAGCAGTCATTGAAAGTAAAATTTATATCATCGGAGGAGATGATGAAGGAGGTGCATCGAAAGATGTTAATGTCTATTGCacagtttcaaataaatttgatgaaCTTAATGCGATGACAGTCAATAGGTGTGATTTGACT gCAGTTCCTCTGGAAGATTGTATTTATGCAATTGGAGGCTGGAATGATTCTCTGGTATTAGATGcagttgaaaaatataatcCTTATAAAAAGATCTGGGAGAATGTTGAGAAATTAGCCAAACCAAGGAAATCACCATGTGCGGTTATATATAATAACCGAATAATTTGTTTTG gaaataaaaaatcacatggGATTTTTGAATTCTCCTCAAGTAATAATGAATGGTCGAAAATCGGAAAAATGAATAATGAAAGACGTCGTTATATGGCTTTTGTATGGGAAAACAGTTTAAATAGTGATGGAAAACAAgatcaaa TTGTAGATGCTGATAGTGGAGCGAGTTGTTCTTTCGATAAAGAG aatctAAATACTGATTTGAGCAACCAAAACCCTCAAAGTAATCCAATTGGTAGTAACCGTAATTTGGAAGAAAAAACAGTAATTATTTTAGGCGGATTCGAAACA GGTGACAATTCAATGGACACATATAACcctatatcgaaaaaaatatacctGAAATTTCTCGATTTACCTAAAATATTTAACGGTTTTGCCTCAGTCGTTTACAACAAAAAACTATTGATATTTGGAGGATTTAATTCCGCCACAGATCAG GTACAGTGCTTAGATTTGGTGACAAAACAATTGAAAACAAACACACCATCACTGCTAGAAGCGAGGAAATTTACCAGAGTCGCAGTAGTTGATAACCATGTATATGTATTGGGAGGACTTGATTCCGAGGAAAGAGAATTACTTACTGTAGAGCG ctGGAGTTCAAAAGAAACAAATTGGAAGTATGTTCGTCCAATGATTTCTAAGCGAATACATTCCGCTGTAGTAGTTTGTGGAGATAAAATTTACGTCATCGGAGGAACTATTCCAAGTGAAGAATATGAATTTACAAATGTTGTAGAAATGTATTGTACAACAACAGATAGATGGACACGTCTTAATGAAATGAGTTTCTGTAGATCTAGCATATCT GGCGTGGCTTTGAACAACAAAATCTATGCAATAGGTGGTCATACCGAAGTTGGAATTTCGGAATTAGTAGAGATATTCGATCCTGTATCCGGGACATGGACTCAAGGGAAAGAATTAAGCAAAGAAGCGAAAGTGCGCTGTGCGGTTGCGTATAATgacaaaataatttgttttg GAAACCAATCCAGTTTGGAATACGACCCAAATAGaaacaattatgaagaattaaACGATCTTAAAATATCAAGAGTGAATTGTAATGCGATACTTGTTGATTTCGATTTAtctaattatatctaa
- the LOC143915247 gene encoding uncharacterized protein LOC143915247 isoform X3: MFEKQVTDSVWLLDLNSKELKPLGSMQKARANSKAVVCNKRIFVIGGVDSQAQPLYTMEEYDIEEDTWKTPVNINFKRYNYAVAVIESKIYIIGGDDEGGASKDVNVYCTVSNKFDELNAMTVNRCDLTAVPLEDCIYAIGGWNDSLVLDAVEKYNPYKKIWENVEKLAKPRKSPCAVIYNNRIICFGNKKSHGIFEFSSSNNEWSKIGKMNNERRRYMAFVWENSLNSDGKQDQIVDADSGASCSFDKENLNTDLSNQNPQSNPIGSNRNLEEKTVIILGGFETGDNSMDTYNPISKKIYLKFLDLPKIFNGFASVVYNKKLLIFGGFNSATDQVQCLDLVTKQLKTNTPSLLEARKFTRVAVVDNHVYVLGGLDSEERELLTVERWSSKETNWKYVRPMISKRIHSAVVVCGDKIYVIGGTIPSEEYEFTNVVEMYCTTTDRWTRLNEMSFCRSSISGVALNNKIYAIGGHTEVGISELVEIFDPVSGTWTQGKELSKEAKVRCAVAYNDKIICFGNQSSLEYDPNRNNYEELNDLKISRVNCNAILVDFDLSNYI; the protein is encoded by the exons ATGTTTGAAAAGCAAGTCACAGATAGC GTGTGGCTTCTGGACCTGAACTCGAAAGAACTGAAACCGTTGGGATCAATGCAAAAGGCAAGGGCGAATTCAAAAGCTGTAGTTTGTAACAAGCGGATATTTGTGATCGGAGGCGTTGACAGCCAGGCACAACCATTATACACAATGGAAGA GTATGATATAGAAGAAGATACTTGGAAGACACCTGTAAACATAAATTTCAAGCGATATAATTACGCTGTAGCAGTCATTGAAAGTAAAATTTATATCATCGGAGGAGATGATGAAGGAGGTGCATCGAAAGATGTTAATGTCTATTGCacagtttcaaataaatttgatgaaCTTAATGCGATGACAGTCAATAGGTGTGATTTGACT gCAGTTCCTCTGGAAGATTGTATTTATGCAATTGGAGGCTGGAATGATTCTCTGGTATTAGATGcagttgaaaaatataatcCTTATAAAAAGATCTGGGAGAATGTTGAGAAATTAGCCAAACCAAGGAAATCACCATGTGCGGTTATATATAATAACCGAATAATTTGTTTTG gaaataaaaaatcacatggGATTTTTGAATTCTCCTCAAGTAATAATGAATGGTCGAAAATCGGAAAAATGAATAATGAAAGACGTCGTTATATGGCTTTTGTATGGGAAAACAGTTTAAATAGTGATGGAAAACAAgatcaaa TTGTAGATGCTGATAGTGGAGCGAGTTGTTCTTTCGATAAAGAG aatctAAATACTGATTTGAGCAACCAAAACCCTCAAAGTAATCCAATTGGTAGTAACCGTAATTTGGAAGAAAAAACAGTAATTATTTTAGGCGGATTCGAAACA GGTGACAATTCAATGGACACATATAACcctatatcgaaaaaaatatacctGAAATTTCTCGATTTACCTAAAATATTTAACGGTTTTGCCTCAGTCGTTTACAACAAAAAACTATTGATATTTGGAGGATTTAATTCCGCCACAGATCAG GTACAGTGCTTAGATTTGGTGACAAAACAATTGAAAACAAACACACCATCACTGCTAGAAGCGAGGAAATTTACCAGAGTCGCAGTAGTTGATAACCATGTATATGTATTGGGAGGACTTGATTCCGAGGAAAGAGAATTACTTACTGTAGAGCG ctGGAGTTCAAAAGAAACAAATTGGAAGTATGTTCGTCCAATGATTTCTAAGCGAATACATTCCGCTGTAGTAGTTTGTGGAGATAAAATTTACGTCATCGGAGGAACTATTCCAAGTGAAGAATATGAATTTACAAATGTTGTAGAAATGTATTGTACAACAACAGATAGATGGACACGTCTTAATGAAATGAGTTTCTGTAGATCTAGCATATCT GGCGTGGCTTTGAACAACAAAATCTATGCAATAGGTGGTCATACCGAAGTTGGAATTTCGGAATTAGTAGAGATATTCGATCCTGTATCCGGGACATGGACTCAAGGGAAAGAATTAAGCAAAGAAGCGAAAGTGCGCTGTGCGGTTGCGTATAATgacaaaataatttgttttg GAAACCAATCCAGTTTGGAATACGACCCAAATAGaaacaattatgaagaattaaACGATCTTAAAATATCAAGAGTGAATTGTAATGCGATACTTGTTGATTTCGATTTAtctaattatatctaa
- the LOC143915247 gene encoding uncharacterized protein LOC143915247 isoform X1, with product MNSTKNNCILIVGGIDDNASEIDAFNPKNRKWSLFYNIAKKIREFSCVLIEHKLYLFGGMFEKQVTDSVWLLDLNSKELKPLGSMQKARANSKAVVCNKRIFVIGGVDSQAQPLYTMEEYDIEEDTWKTPVNINFKRYNYAVAVIESKIYIIGGDDEGGASKDVNVYCTVSNKFDELNAMTVNRCDLTAVPLEDCIYAIGGWNDSLVLDAVEKYNPYKKIWENVEKLAKPRKSPCAVIYNNRIICFGNKKSHGIFEFSSSNNEWSKIGKMNNERRRYMAFVWENSLNSDGKQDQTANCDMESSSKASSDHNQVIKEKLKNSNLDRDQTLSQNENLKSKRVKTTHNVVDADSGASCSFDKENLNTDLSNQNPQSNPIGSNRNLEEKTVIILGGFETGDNSMDTYNPISKKIYLKFLDLPKIFNGFASVVYNKKLLIFGGFNSATDQCLDLVTKQLKTNTPSLLEARKFTRVAVVDNHVYVLGGLDSEERELLTVERWSSKETNWKYVRPMISKRIHSAVVVCGDKIYVIGGTIPSEEYEFTNVVEMYCTTTDRWTRLNEMSFCRSSISGVALNNKIYAIGGHTEVGISELVEIFDPVSGTWTQGKELSKEAKVRCAVAYNDKIICFGNQSSLEYDPNRNNYEELNDLKISRVNCNAILVDFDLSNYI from the exons ATGAATTCtactaaaaataattgcattttgaTAGTTGGAGGTATCGATGAC AATGCTAGTGAGATTGATGCATTCAACCCGAAGAATCGAAAATGGTCTCTTTTTTATAATATAGCAAAAAAAATTCGAGAATTTTCCTGTGTTTTGATTGAACATAAATTGTACCTCTTTGGTGGGATGTTTGAAAAGCAAGTCACAGATAGC GTGTGGCTTCTGGACCTGAACTCGAAAGAACTGAAACCGTTGGGATCAATGCAAAAGGCAAGGGCGAATTCAAAAGCTGTAGTTTGTAACAAGCGGATATTTGTGATCGGAGGCGTTGACAGCCAGGCACAACCATTATACACAATGGAAGA GTATGATATAGAAGAAGATACTTGGAAGACACCTGTAAACATAAATTTCAAGCGATATAATTACGCTGTAGCAGTCATTGAAAGTAAAATTTATATCATCGGAGGAGATGATGAAGGAGGTGCATCGAAAGATGTTAATGTCTATTGCacagtttcaaataaatttgatgaaCTTAATGCGATGACAGTCAATAGGTGTGATTTGACT gCAGTTCCTCTGGAAGATTGTATTTATGCAATTGGAGGCTGGAATGATTCTCTGGTATTAGATGcagttgaaaaatataatcCTTATAAAAAGATCTGGGAGAATGTTGAGAAATTAGCCAAACCAAGGAAATCACCATGTGCGGTTATATATAATAACCGAATAATTTGTTTTG gaaataaaaaatcacatggGATTTTTGAATTCTCCTCAAGTAATAATGAATGGTCGAAAATCGGAAAAATGAATAATGAAAGACGTCGTTATATGGCTTTTGTATGGGAAAACAGTTTAAATAGTGATGGAAAACAAgatcaaa cagCAAATTGTGACATGGAAAGCTCTTCGAAAGCAAGCTCAGACCACAATCAAGTaatcaaagaaaaattaaaaaatagtaatttagATAGAGATCAAACATTgagtcaaaatgaaaatttaaaaagtaaaagagtGAAAACGACGCATAATG TTGTAGATGCTGATAGTGGAGCGAGTTGTTCTTTCGATAAAGAG aatctAAATACTGATTTGAGCAACCAAAACCCTCAAAGTAATCCAATTGGTAGTAACCGTAATTTGGAAGAAAAAACAGTAATTATTTTAGGCGGATTCGAAACA GGTGACAATTCAATGGACACATATAACcctatatcgaaaaaaatatacctGAAATTTCTCGATTTACCTAAAATATTTAACGGTTTTGCCTCAGTCGTTTACAACAAAAAACTATTGATATTTGGAGGATTTAATTCCGCCACAGATCAG TGCTTAGATTTGGTGACAAAACAATTGAAAACAAACACACCATCACTGCTAGAAGCGAGGAAATTTACCAGAGTCGCAGTAGTTGATAACCATGTATATGTATTGGGAGGACTTGATTCCGAGGAAAGAGAATTACTTACTGTAGAGCG ctGGAGTTCAAAAGAAACAAATTGGAAGTATGTTCGTCCAATGATTTCTAAGCGAATACATTCCGCTGTAGTAGTTTGTGGAGATAAAATTTACGTCATCGGAGGAACTATTCCAAGTGAAGAATATGAATTTACAAATGTTGTAGAAATGTATTGTACAACAACAGATAGATGGACACGTCTTAATGAAATGAGTTTCTGTAGATCTAGCATATCT GGCGTGGCTTTGAACAACAAAATCTATGCAATAGGTGGTCATACCGAAGTTGGAATTTCGGAATTAGTAGAGATATTCGATCCTGTATCCGGGACATGGACTCAAGGGAAAGAATTAAGCAAAGAAGCGAAAGTGCGCTGTGCGGTTGCGTATAATgacaaaataatttgttttg GAAACCAATCCAGTTTGGAATACGACCCAAATAGaaacaattatgaagaattaaACGATCTTAAAATATCAAGAGTGAATTGTAATGCGATACTTGTTGATTTCGATTTAtctaattatatctaa
- the LOC143915219 gene encoding kelch-like protein 38 produces MDTSKCSILIVGAIDDNANEIEEYDPTTKHWRTFYKIPKKIKNFSSVLIEHKLYLFGGTLENEVTNKVWLLDLNTKNLKELQSMENERADSKAVICNKRIFVIGGVDSQAQPLYTIEEYDIENDIWRTSIKINFKRYDYAVAVIDSKIYIIGGYDDGASTDVDVYCTDSNELMERSPMAFKRRALTAVSRDDCIYAIGGRDDSLVLDTVEKYNPSINNWENLEKLAEPRESSCAVIYNNQIICFGNKKSDAIFEFRWHMNAWTQNGEMKNPRRYYMAFVLENGLRVGDEIRDQTASNEKASTSKVGLQMKRNDEEQGVEKNKYKIIKNMFNGGNFINKFSFDPSIFQRLTGFTEKPRKIQPNKNKYNDAGNFTRKCNGNDKYSDDDGDGDTDNKSDIGNINDDKDDEAVEEIDDGDENRSIKEKGVPQIESNGIGDISSISNFLKSFIFSPFVRLIEKPKGSVVNNDNQDNSDSDDSQDESDDDGNDVDGNDHKLICIVAIIMAVSAMKIFLLTRKTFMNDDSEIP; encoded by the exons ATGGATACTAGCAAATGTTCTATTTTGATAGTAGGAGCCATCGATGAC AATGCTAATGAGATTGAAGAATATGACCCAACCACAAAACATTGGCGTACGTTTTACAAGAtaccgaaaaaaattaaaaacttctcCAGTGTTTTGATTGAACATAAATTGTACCTCTTTGGCGGGACGCTTGAAAACGAAGTCACAAATAAA GTGTGGCTTCTGGACCTGAACACGAAAAATCTGAAAGAGTTGCAATCAATGGAAAATGAAAGAGCGGATTCAAAAGCTGTAATTTGTAACAAGCGGATATTTGTAATTGGAGGCGTTGACAGCCAGGCACAACCATTATACACAATAGAAGA GTATGATATAGAAAACGATATTTGGAGGACATCTATAAAGATAAATTTCAAAAGATATGATTATGCTGTAGCAGTCATTGACAGTAAAATTTATATCATCGGAGGATATGATGACGGTGCATCAACAGATGTTGATGTCTATTGCACAGATTCAAATGAATTGATGGAACGTTCTCCGATGGCATTCAAGAGGCGTGCTTTAACT GCGGTTTCTCGGGATGATTGTATTTATGCAATTGGAGGCCGGGATGATTCCCTGGTATTAGATACGGTTGAAAAATACAATCCTTCTATTAACAACTGGGAGAATCTTGAGAAATTAGCCGAACCAAGGGAATCGTCATGTGCGGTTATATATAATAACCAAATAATTTGTTTTG GAAATAAAAAATCAGATGCGATTTTTGAATTCCGCTGGCATATGAATGCATGGACGCAAAACGGAGAAATGAAAAACCCAAGACGCTATTATATGGCCTTCGTGTTGGAAAACGGCTTAAGAGTTGGTGATGAAATACGAGATCAAA CAGCGTCTAATGAAAAGGCAAGCACTTCTAAAGTAGGACTGCAAATGAAAAGAAACGATGAAGAACAAggagttgaaaaaaataaatataaaataattaaaaatatgtttaatg gtggaaattttataaataaattttcgtttGATCCGTCTATTTTCCAAAGACTCACAGGGTTTACCGAAAAGCCGAGAAAAATCCAACcaaataagaataaatataatgatGCTGGTAATTTTACCAGAAAATGTAATGGTAATGACAAATATAGTGATGATGATGGCGATGGTGATACTGACAATAAGAGCGATATTGGTAATATTAATGATGACAAAGATGATGAAGCTGTTGAGGAAATCGATGACGGTGACGAAAATCGGTCTATTAAAGAAAAG ggTGTCCCTCAAATTGAGAGTAATGGGATTGGTGATATTTCGAGCAtatcaaattttttgaaaagttttattttttctccttTTGTAAGATTGATTGAAAAGCCCAAAGGGTCTGTTGTAAATAATGATAATCAAGATAATAGTGATAGTGATGATAGTCAAGATGAAAGTGATGATGACGGCAATGATGTTGATGGTAATGACCATAAG TTGATATGTATTGTGGCAATAATAATGGCTGTCAGCGCGATGAAGATCTTTTTATTAACACGAAAAACCT TTATGAATGATGACAGTGAAATACCCTGA